From Dehalococcoidia bacterium, one genomic window encodes:
- the purQ gene encoding phosphoribosylformylglycinamidine synthase subunit PurQ: protein MRFAVVVFPGTWSDYDCHYVLTEILGQEAELVWHRERDLSSFDCVVLPGGFSYGDYLRPGAIARFSPVMEAVMRHAQAGKPIIGICNGFQILCEAGLLPGALLRNAHLEYRCQWVHLRVENPYTPFTCACRQGQVLRMPISHGEGRYYADPETLTVLQAEGRVTFRYCTSEGEVTEEANPNGSLHNIAGIVNERGNVLGMMPHPERACEALLGGEDGLYIWRSIIQWAKG from the coding sequence ATGCGGTTCGCCGTAGTGGTCTTCCCAGGCACCTGGAGCGACTACGACTGCCACTACGTCCTCACCGAGATACTAGGCCAGGAGGCGGAGCTGGTCTGGCACCGGGAGCGGGACCTCTCGTCCTTCGATTGCGTCGTCCTCCCTGGCGGCTTCTCGTATGGCGACTACCTGCGGCCAGGGGCCATAGCCCGTTTCTCCCCGGTGATGGAGGCAGTCATGCGCCATGCCCAGGCTGGCAAGCCCATCATCGGCATCTGCAATGGGTTCCAGATCTTGTGCGAGGCAGGGCTCCTGCCCGGCGCCCTTCTGCGTAACGCCCATCTGGAGTACCGGTGCCAGTGGGTGCACCTGCGGGTGGAGAACCCGTACACCCCCTTTACCTGCGCCTGCCGGCAAGGGCAGGTGCTGCGCATGCCCATCTCCCATGGCGAAGGGCGCTACTATGCCGACCCCGAGACCCTAACGGTGCTCCAGGCCGAGGGGAGGGTGACCTTCCGCTACTGCACTTCAGAAGGAGAGGTGACGGAGGAGGCCAACCCCAACGGCAGCCTCCACAACATCGCCGGCATTGTCAACGAGAGGGGCAACGTGCTAGGGATGATGCCCCACCCTGAGCGGGCCTGTGAGGCCCTGCTGGGGGGCGAGGACGGGCTCTATATCTGGCGCTCCATCATCCAGTGGGCCAAGGGGTAG
- a CDS encoding HDIG domain-containing protein has product MATRRVEAFSPRWALALGIVLTAVLALMMAPAFPGGGGLARGEGDTISPREVGAAVVASILAGAAVATHLALLRPRGLAGPWRPLLLAALVAAGAAMAKASLSLTLPDSDGLFLRYMVPMAAIPMLVTALLDTAAALMTVTILAALAAVAALQVDAVRVQGGTALGMEVAMVYLAGGMAGVLALQRADRLGRYIWAGLLVWAASLLALLAIWMLEEGRRGGDIPWMVATTFLGGALSTVATVGAMVVIGYVFGMLTPFQLMELAQSDHPLLRRLQERAPGTYHHSLVVSDLAERAAKAVGADPLLVRAGCLFHDVGKLVNPSYYVENQVAGENPHDSLPPEESARLIVQHVIAGLELARRYRLPPRVRAFIAEHHGTRLVTYFYRKAVAQGLEPEPDRFRYPGPKPRSKETAIAMLADSVEAVVRAAHDHSPEHMDELVDSVIRERVAEGQLDDCDLTLRDVKLIAEAFKATLRGVHHPRIQYPEPTEAELRLQRGPLGPQEP; this is encoded by the coding sequence ATGGCCACACGGCGTGTTGAGGCCTTTAGTCCGCGCTGGGCCCTAGCCCTGGGGATAGTCTTGACCGCCGTCCTAGCCCTGATGATGGCCCCTGCCTTCCCTGGGGGAGGTGGCCTGGCCCGAGGGGAAGGGGACACTATCTCGCCACGGGAGGTAGGGGCAGCAGTGGTGGCCTCCATCTTGGCCGGGGCGGCGGTGGCCACCCATCTGGCCCTCCTGCGCCCTAGGGGGCTGGCGGGCCCCTGGCGCCCCCTCCTCTTGGCGGCCCTGGTGGCGGCCGGGGCGGCCATGGCCAAGGCGTCCCTCTCCCTCACCCTCCCCGACAGCGACGGCCTCTTCCTGCGTTACATGGTGCCCATGGCCGCCATCCCCATGCTGGTGACCGCCCTGTTGGACACGGCGGCGGCGTTGATGACGGTGACCATCCTGGCTGCCCTGGCGGCCGTAGCTGCCCTGCAGGTGGACGCCGTCAGGGTGCAGGGGGGGACGGCCTTGGGGATGGAGGTGGCTATGGTCTACCTGGCAGGGGGTATGGCCGGCGTCCTCGCCCTGCAAAGGGCAGATCGCCTCGGCCGGTATATCTGGGCAGGTCTCCTGGTCTGGGCAGCATCCCTGCTGGCCCTCCTGGCCATATGGATGCTGGAGGAGGGCCGTCGTGGCGGGGACATCCCCTGGATGGTGGCCACCACCTTTCTGGGCGGGGCGCTATCCACCGTAGCCACCGTGGGGGCCATGGTGGTCATAGGTTACGTCTTCGGCATGCTCACCCCCTTCCAGCTCATGGAGCTGGCCCAGAGCGACCACCCCCTCCTGCGCCGACTGCAGGAGCGGGCCCCAGGCACCTACCACCACAGCCTGGTGGTGAGCGACTTGGCGGAGAGGGCGGCCAAGGCAGTAGGGGCCGACCCTCTCCTGGTGCGGGCAGGCTGCCTCTTCCACGACGTGGGCAAGCTAGTAAACCCATCCTACTACGTGGAGAACCAAGTGGCGGGCGAGAACCCCCATGACTCCCTCCCCCCTGAGGAGAGCGCCCGTCTCATTGTCCAACACGTCATCGCCGGCCTGGAGCTGGCCCGTCGCTACCGCCTCCCACCCAGGGTCCGGGCCTTCATCGCCGAGCATCACGGCACCCGCCTGGTGACCTACTTCTACCGCAAGGCCGTGGCCCAGGGGCTGGAGCCCGAGCCCGACCGCTTCCGCTATCCGGGGCCCAAACCTCGCTCTAAGGAGACGGCCATCGCCATGCTGGCCGACTCAGTGGAGGCAGTGGTGAGGGCGGCCCACGACCACTCCCCTGAGCATATGGACGAGCTAGTGGACAGCGTCATCCGCGAGCGGGTGGCCGAGGGCCAGCTGGACGATTGTGACCTCACCCTGCGGGACGTGAAGCTCATCGCTGAGGCCTTCAAGGCCACCCTGCGGGGCGTTCATCATCCCCGCATCCAGTACCCCGAACCTACAGAGGCCGAGCTGCGGCTCCAGCGGGGGCCCCTAGGGCCCCAAGAGCCCTAG
- a CDS encoding GatB/YqeY domain-containing protein yields MPSLKEQLAEDLKEAIRQRDEARKTAIRMLTWAIKNAEVEKGRPLEDHEVLSLVQKEIRRRLESIEQFRKGNRPDLVEKEEAELKVLQAYLPPPMTREEVAEVARQVMAEVGARSPRDKGKVMPILIQRLAGRADGRLINEVVSELLAGQG; encoded by the coding sequence TTGCCATCCCTCAAGGAGCAGCTAGCGGAGGACCTCAAAGAAGCCATTCGCCAGCGGGATGAGGCGCGCAAGACGGCCATCCGCATGCTCACCTGGGCCATAAAGAACGCCGAGGTGGAGAAAGGGCGCCCTCTGGAGGACCATGAGGTCCTCTCCCTGGTGCAGAAGGAGATACGCCGCCGCCTGGAGAGCATAGAGCAGTTCCGCAAGGGGAACCGGCCAGACTTGGTGGAGAAGGAAGAAGCGGAGCTAAAGGTCCTCCAGGCCTACCTCCCGCCACCCATGACCCGGGAGGAGGTGGCGGAGGTAGCGCGTCAGGTCATGGCCGAGGTGGGAGCCAGAAGCCCCAGGGACAAGGGCAAGGTGATGCCCATCCTCATCCAGCGGTTGGCGGGCCGTGCCGACGGCCGCCTCATCAACGAGGTGGTGAGCGAGCTGCTAGCCGGCCAGGGCTAG
- a CDS encoding CoA-binding protein, translating into MGTFEELEAIFRPRSIAVVGASANRDSAGYDYVLSLVQYGYRGQIYPVNPRLDELLGWQAYPNLEAVPGPVEYVISCIPNTAVLPLLEECGRKGVKALQLFTARFSETGREEGRRLERELLARAQQIGVRIIGPNCLGLHHPEEGITFRPDMIAPAGGIGFLSQSGNLLFELNYQGRVRGLYFSKAISYGNGLDLDECDFLRYFAHDPQTKVIGAYIEGVKDGRRFLSALREAAQAKPTVLLKGGRTQGGGRAASSHTAALAGSYAVWEAAVRQAGAIPVRSTEELMDLLIAFARLPPARGGRIGVVGGGGGRSVLAADRSEEEGLATPPLTPRIQEHIALKAPELAGWVTNPVDQSILAGSGVGGAEILALMAEDPEYDALIAILGEPWALGRPNAEAILRRVAQRFMAVASHTSKPVAVVVHPADYEEEWQWRLLQEVRREMVAAGMAIFPSVDRAIVALARFMRYWEGRG; encoded by the coding sequence ATGGGGACCTTCGAGGAACTGGAGGCCATCTTCCGCCCCCGCTCCATCGCCGTAGTGGGGGCATCGGCCAATAGGGATAGCGCGGGGTACGATTACGTCCTCTCGCTGGTGCAGTATGGGTATAGGGGCCAGATATATCCTGTCAACCCCCGCCTAGACGAGCTCTTGGGCTGGCAGGCATACCCCAATCTGGAGGCGGTGCCGGGCCCTGTGGAGTATGTCATCTCCTGTATCCCCAACACCGCCGTCCTGCCACTGCTGGAGGAGTGTGGGCGGAAGGGGGTCAAGGCTCTGCAGCTATTCACCGCCCGCTTCTCGGAGACGGGACGGGAGGAGGGGCGCAGGTTGGAGCGGGAACTCCTGGCCCGGGCGCAGCAGATAGGGGTGCGTATCATCGGCCCCAACTGCCTGGGCCTTCATCACCCTGAGGAAGGCATCACCTTTCGGCCGGACATGATCGCCCCTGCCGGCGGGATAGGCTTCTTATCGCAGAGTGGCAACCTCCTCTTTGAGCTCAACTACCAGGGGAGGGTGCGGGGGCTTTACTTCAGTAAGGCCATCAGCTATGGCAATGGCCTGGACCTGGACGAGTGCGATTTCCTGCGTTACTTCGCTCACGACCCGCAGACGAAGGTCATTGGCGCCTACATCGAGGGGGTGAAGGACGGGCGGCGTTTCCTCTCCGCCCTCCGCGAGGCGGCTCAGGCCAAACCCACGGTGCTCCTTAAGGGTGGGAGGACGCAAGGGGGAGGGAGGGCGGCCTCCTCCCATACAGCTGCCCTGGCCGGATCCTACGCCGTGTGGGAGGCGGCGGTACGTCAGGCGGGGGCCATCCCCGTCAGGAGCACGGAGGAGCTCATGGACCTCCTCATCGCCTTCGCTCGTCTGCCGCCGGCCCGTGGTGGCCGCATCGGCGTGGTGGGCGGGGGAGGTGGCAGGTCGGTGCTGGCAGCCGACCGGAGTGAGGAGGAGGGGCTTGCCACGCCTCCCCTCACCCCACGCATCCAGGAGCACATCGCCCTTAAGGCCCCGGAGCTGGCCGGGTGGGTCACCAACCCGGTGGACCAGTCCATCTTGGCCGGCAGTGGCGTAGGCGGGGCGGAGATCTTGGCCCTTATGGCCGAGGACCCGGAATATGATGCCCTCATCGCCATCCTGGGGGAGCCATGGGCCTTGGGCCGTCCCAACGCCGAGGCCATCCTGCGCCGGGTGGCTCAACGCTTCATGGCGGTGGCCTCCCACACCAGCAAGCCCGTGGCGGTGGTGGTCCACCCGGCGGACTATGAGGAGGAGTGGCAGTGGCGCCTGCTGCAGGAGGTGAGGAGGGAGATGGTGGCCGCAGGCATGGCCATATTCCCCTCGGTGGACAGGGCCATCGTCGCCCTGGCCCGGTTCATGCGCTATTGGGAGGGGCGGGGCTAG
- the rpsU gene encoding 30S ribosomal protein S21, whose translation MAEVIVGPNESLDQALKRFNKLVQQLGILAEARRREHYEPPSVKRKKKAAAKLRKSLKNSQRARRG comes from the coding sequence GTGGCGGAGGTAATCGTCGGACCCAACGAGAGCCTAGACCAAGCCCTTAAGAGGTTCAACAAACTGGTGCAACAGTTGGGCATCCTCGCTGAAGCCCGCCGCCGCGAGCACTACGAGCCCCCCAGCGTCAAACGCAAGAAGAAGGCCGCCGCCAAGCTCCGCAAGAGCCTCAAAAACTCCCAACGGGCGAGAAGGGGTTGA